TGCTCCAGGTGAGAATTGACCTTTGATTTCTCAAGCTCCGCATCCAAGAGAGCCTTAATATCTGAAATTTACATCATTGCAACAATTTCTGTTAGAATCAAGCATATCCAATAAATTATAAACAtgattgtttataattatgtatgagttacatgacattgtgtatTAGATTGGTTAGGATCTGGCAATAATGAACAGgtatagccataattatagttacatacatgtacctaccaTAACTGCTGACTTCTTCCGACTCTTTACTGCCTTCTTTCGAATCTTTGCTGCCTTCAATCTCAAACTCGATGTCGGCAAGACCCTGTTCTCTCCTCCGTTGGTTTCTCTTCTCCTTGACTTTGTTCAGTCTCGCCTCAAGCAGTGCCCGTCTTTTCTCGTGCAGCCGCTGCTTCTTATCTCTCTCAGTCTCCGTCTGGAAAGGggaggtgggtgggtgaggATAAATTAAGGGGATAGGAACAAAATATTTGCCCCAATTTAGTGAATTAACACATTGACACCACTATTAACTTTACAATATCTCTCAACTGTACAGTCAAGAGGAAACAAGATCATGTGCGCTATCAATAGAagagtcagaggaggtacgccAATGTCAAAGTTCACAAATTAAAACACTGCAGCAGTAGTACGTAGTACCTGATTTTAGCAGAATGATTCTACCTACCAGTACAcctgtcacacacacacataacaccctaaaacaaacacactcacacaattACTCTAACCTCGTCTCTTAGTTTGTCGAGCATTTCCATCTGTTTCTTCCTCTGTTCCTCTTGGCCCGAGAACTGATAGTAACCGACCCCATGGTTACGAATCTCCCCCTCCTGGACTGACTGGTAGTGAATTGGTCCAAGTGGTTCATCCTGTTCTGTCTCTCTCTCCCATTGGACACGCTCACGTTCCCGTCTCATGTCGTCCGAGAGCAGCTGGGGGGTGGGGGACCTGGGGACAGTGGTAGTAGTGAGTGAACCTAGActaagtgcatgtacatgtagctataattcaCCACAAATATTAGAGTATAAGGTAGAActagtacacatgtactgtaatggttataatacataatacaatcatagtacagtacacacatagaTTGATGTGTCATAATTTTGGCCGGCAGTAAAAACCCTAAAATAATAATGGAACtatgcacacagtacacatacacacatacacctcTCATTTCCTGTCTTCTCAGGGAGCTCACTCTTGAGGCATCTCCTGGTGCGGCCAAATTCATCCTCATACTCAACCCACTCTTCCACGTCTTGCTGTGAAGGGGAATTCCCTACTGGTGAATTCTGTGACCTCTCGTTGGGAGGGGATGTCCCTGATGTCAATACTTGCGAAGGATCAATTGCTGTTTCAGCTCTCTTGTCccgtacctacatgtacatttatttgTACACATAATATACTAACAACGTATCATTCACATTAAACGATTTACATGCAGTGAAACCTTTGAAAGTTATTTAAATTTGACAGGTGTTATTTAGTTAGGTACACTAATTAAAGTGTGAGAGGAAATTTCGGCGAAAACACTGTTGTAAGTTCTTTGTAGAgaggtacaaaatagtgtcaACCTCTATACAAGTTTTAACTCTAAGTCACTTACTCTGTCATAGACCTTTCGGGTAAAGTCCACCATGTACCTAGACTCCTCCCCCTCTTGACCTTCGACCTCCTCTAACCCCTGACCCTTACTGAGTTTTTCGTAAATTACTGCCTTGGCCTCAAGGGCTTGCCTGAGGGGATAAGCATAGTATTAGACGATAGTTCGTATTGTCCTTAGCAAGGTTGGATAGGGTCATTTGAAAAATCAGGCAGGATATTGCATATCCACCTTGATCTTTCTAGCTCTTTCTCTTCTTGCTGACTCAGTTCTTTCTGGACTTCCTCTATCGCTTGTTTTTTAGAGGATTTGTGCCCTTTGACCTTGTTGGACCGTTTCCAAAGCGATGCAGTCTGCTTGGATGAGAGTAACAGATACAATGTACAACACAATGGATGCTGAAGCAACTTACTTTATCTGACACTTTTCTCGTGTGGGAGTCATTCCTAGGAGCACTGTTTGTCTTGTCTCTCTTGGCGGCCTGTTGCTTACTGTACAGAGCTGCCTTGAGACCAATCAGCTGTATTATTTCAACACATTCCAGACTGATTTCAATGCAGATAtacatctagatctacatataaattaattatttaaactatacatgtagctagctagctggatctATCTACTAAAAATACAGTAgatttatagatctacacctGGGTTTTAAAACTCACAGCAGATGTGCTAACTTGTATGATCTTCTTATCCTTGTTAGACCCTTCCATGTGCATCCTGGGAGAAGTTACTGTAGCTGCTTTCACAGTTTTATACTGGACATACACAAAATACGGTAAAGACCGTATAATAAGAAACCCCAGGACACGGTgaatggtaaagatcgttgTATAGATATTTGCATATCTACCACCCATGTGGCAGCAAACCAAAGAAACAGCACAGCTTACCAAGAGCTACCGAGATGAGCAGTTTACTTCCCAAGTCAGTAGAAGAGTTTCAGCTCAAGCAGTATTGGGACAAGTTCTTTGCCAAGAGGGGCTCGGCATTTGAGTGGTATGGAGAGTATACGGACCTCTGTCATGTTCTTCACAAGTACTTGAAACCTGCAAACAAGCTACTAGTGGTGGGGTGTGGTAACTCAAAGCTGAGTGAGGCCCTTTATGATGTGGGGCTCCACTACATTGATAATATTGATATCTCTGATGTTGTAATTCGTCAGATGTCGGCGAGAAACAAAGACAAGCGACCCAAAATGACATACACTAAGATGGACATGTTAAGTATGAGTTATAGCGATGGAAGCTATGATTGTGTTGTGGATAAAGGCACTCTTGATGCAATTTTCAGTAATAATGATGAGGAGACGTTGACCCTAGTTGATGTAATCTTTGACGAAATCGAACGTGTTTTGAAGACCTCAGGGCGTTACATTTGCATCACTTTAGCTCAAGATTACATACTCGATAAAATTCTAGACAGGTTTGGATCTCATTGGTTGCTAAGAGTGCATCGTGTGTTGCTAAGCAATGAtggaggtggtggtggtttggGTGGAGCTCTGCcggtgtttgtgtttgtgctgACCAAAATGATGAGGATTGCGTCTAGACCTCCTATCAGAGTGAGTGAGGCTGTAGTTCATCTAGTTAATTGGGCTTTTAACTTgatctagcctcgaatccaggccgattaaaatacggcctggtatctattgcatgtgtaattaatcatagaCATGGTACATACACGCCCACGTACTATCTAtatactatgtacatgtacatgaagctttatagcctagctagctagctgtggcactctatggtgttgtcgagaaggcttgcacactggtctgaaaccagaagaggctctcatctacctctatgatggttggatggttgtgatgttttgaacttggtttctgtacaaatgagagcttcttctggcttcagactagtgtgcaaaccttctcgacaacaTCATAGAGGGCCATAGCTAGCCAGCAAGTCTTCttgacaacgcaatagagagcataagctTTACAGGAGACAAATATTTgatacggaaagaaactagtaaacaaactagtttaccgtataattttacaaagctTTACTAAAGTATATGGGTAACTCGTTATATAACGagttacccatattctgggtaactcagttcgcgcatgtgcactatcacccatgcaatagagaccaggccgtatttaatcggcctggtctcgaggctaaacTTGATCTCGCTACTCTTACTCAGACTTTTATAATACCGTAGTGCTTatgccctcgtgcttcaggcAATAATAtgccatacaatgtatatgcgGGCATAAAATTATGCGTCAAGTTACTTTGTGCTCAGTATTAATTGTATactgtttaattaattattatattatattatatattattattattattattattaattgtaTACTGTTTGTGTGCAGCTATCAGTAGCAATCAATTTGACACTAGTCTCTTCGTATGTACTAATGCTGTGCTAGAAATTTATACCCAATATAACTATGCGAGTGGTTATCGTTCGAATAATGTTGTATAGTCGAAGCGTATAGCATACAGTCCCATATAAATCGCAGGTTTAATTAATCAGAGAAATAAGTGAATGTTTTCTGAATAACTAGTTATCTGCTAGTAATATTAATTGGCCTGTGTGTGGATGAGCAAGGAAAAAAGAATTCTAGTTGTTCCTGTTCAGAGCTGCCTTAGAACTGCACACTGCACAATCATGAAGGACAAACTTcaatctcttcacaaaaatcatcgtTCAGTTGATCGTGTTCTCTTGCACTCGTTACTCATAGTTAGAAAATTATGCGTGTTAGCTAATTAACCCCggtcacctacatgtacatgtgctatgAGATGATCATTacctgttgtgtgtgtataacataattattgtgcatgcagGTGTACGAGTATGTGGTTGATGGGAGTGACGAGTGTGTgagatgtgagggtgtggagggcATCGCCAGCTTTGTCAAGGACAACCAACAGTACGGCATTGTCTCTCACCATCTCACAAGGTGAGCGCTCAGTTCTGTACTTTCGTTGGTGAATTTAATCCTCAAATTTTAATTACAGTTTACAGTTTACAAGCAATCGTTGAGTCCCTACAACTGTTTGTGTTATTTTTCTAATATCGATCTGTTGAGCCTCTAGAACAGCCTGTGTTGTCCCCTAAGCCTCTATagaactgtgtgtgttgtacttaACGGTTGTAATGTATTGAAGAAAGCTGTAAATATATTAAAACAGTGATATTGTTTTTACTTAAGCCTCCACCCCAACGAGCCTGCtgtaacctttgacctctgGAGTCCGGCTGTTAGCAGTGAGCCTCGATACACGCTGGCAGTTGTTGATATATCCAAAGTAAAAGCCAAGAGTGGGCCTTTTGCGATCTTCATTGCTCCACAGGGAAAGTAAGTTGAGTAATCCTGTGTATGAATTAactgtcataataattatgtggatcGTAGCATATAATTACGCCTCGGTttcgcatgcgcaagcgaggtatatggtagtgtgtgtgtgtgtgtgtgtgtgtgtgtgtgtgtgtgtgtgtgtgtgtgtgtgtgtgtgtgtgtgtgtgtgtgtgtgtgtgtgtgtgtgtgtgtgtgtgtgtgtgtgtgtgtgtgtgtgtgtgtgtgtgtgtgtgtgtgtgtgtgtgtgtgtgtgtgtgtgtgtgtgtgtgtgtgtgtgtgtgtgtgtgtgtgtgtgtgtgtgtgtgtgtgtgtgtgtgtgtgtgtgtgtgtgtgtgtgtgtgtgtgtgtgtgtgtgtgtgtgtgtgtgtgtgtgtgtgtgtgtgtgtgtgtgtgtgtgtgtgtgtgtgtgtgtgtgtgtgtgtgtgtgtgtgtgtgtggactgctacagctgctcaaggatgaatcaagtgcaagtaagagtttctataggcttctagtcatgtttacttggattttaatttgtggatttgcaaaataatgcttcgttttcgttagttttgcttacttggaatgccattgcagccttctcagaagagcatgtagccaaacttgtttaccgaatgttgctactctacttagtagttagctctgcagaCGGCAGCCACTagttaattttagacttgaacttttggcatcgatcgtttttaacaacaatcatggtcgatcattaccaactctttgagtttgcatgcacgATTGGACTGAATAaaagcagctttatgttatgtagttttggcatctccactgaggcatcagcacctgcaagtgctttcattattacatcattaatttttacagAGAAACAGATTGGCTCTTCTCGTGTGATTCTGGACGCTCACAGCTTGCAGACTCGGCAAGTTTCGAGAGGCTCGTGATTGTCACACTCCATCGAGATCACACCTACACCAGTCTGGAGGCAGTAAAGGAAGAGGTGTCGGGGAGAGCTGTGGAACTGGTGCAGAGTGGAGTGGCTGCGAGAAAACAGGTACCAAATGGTAATAATAGTAATAGGCCGATTCCAAAGTTCCTACGCTAATTCAGAGAcccaacaataattatgtttgtagaCACAATCATGACAAGGTTGCCGTTATGGTCCGACCATTGCTGCATGAGCTGCTATATTGGTGAGCTGATCACGTACGTTCCAGACATTTGTTTTTGTAATGCACTTATATAATCCCTAAGCTAATTAACAAGAGACGGTGTTACTATGTTGAATTGAAGGAAGAACAAAAGTATTGTTTGGTTTATCAGAAACTTCCCACTTTTCCTAGAATGTTATCGGAACTTGTAATCTCGTACTTTATTTAGCATTGAGACAAGGGTGGTTCGATTCACCTACTTTTACCACCCCCTCCATTTTTCAGTACCCTGTACTGACTTTAGGGGATGGTCTTGGCTCAAGGGTAGTACTCTGCGAGGGAAAGTCTGCCTACTCTGGACGCTATGTGGTGGAAGAGTGCACAGGGGAAGAGGGACGTGTCCGTAGGCTGGTGTTTTTGGACACCCCACACCTTGCACAGACTGAGATGGTGCTCACAGGTTAGTAAAGCTATTGTAGGGCTATATAAAAGTACTTTAGTGTAGTAGAAGAGGCATAGCCTTCGAGTATGGACTTGTCCCACGCCCATTTGCTCAGTTTTTCTCGTAAGGCCTGCGTAGATCATCGTCCTCCTTATGGGGTGCATTCAAATACTTAATGGGAGCATGCAGGGTGATTTTTATCTAGAATTAATAGTTTAGGGGGATGAGTTTAGGGGGATGATGAATTTAAGTAAGGTTTAGTCTTTAGTTTTAAATTCAGACTAGAGGGGGGAGTTTCCCCCCTGCCCCCGATAGAACCCTTGGAGGTACGCCTGTGATCCCATTGAGAGTGCCCATTACAGTAAAGTTGTCGTTGATTTGGTATTAATTGCGCTTGACACGCGCAACCATACGTGGGTACAGGTACTGTATCTTGAGCTGCATACACTACACAGGGATTATCGTATGCTAGCTAAAACGTATTCATTGTAAACATTGTAGGTAAACCATCCAAGTCAAAGAAATCCAAAAAGACCTCTTCATCCTATACGACACCACTCAAGCCTGAtcacacacacttgttgttcGACCATCACAAAGTTGCTATAGCAACTCTGTCACTTGTCCAAGACATAGCAACACGCGGtagagaggtcaaaggtctcCTAGTGGGACTAGGAGGTGGTGCTCTGCCTATGTATATGGGAAGAATATTGGACAAAGTGAGAACGAAGAATACACTGTACATCCTTTATTAGTTACACAGTCTAAATCCCTGTAATTATCGATCACTAAAAGTTTTTGCGATACACTTTGGGTCCGTGAATTTTCTTATTCCAAAACAAAAGAACCAATCAATAATTGTGAAATATCTGCGTCTATTGTAATGTACGGAATAGGAGCCTCTATATAcaaggtacatgcacacactctgtTCAATTGGTACGCACTGGAGCATACATCACTCCTTGTTTTTCAAATGATAGACACACACGAGTACTCAGTGCGCTCCCtgcacatacaccacacacgcagCTGTCACTGGACGTGGTGGAGTTGGATCCGGAGGTGCTGTCTGTGGCAGAGAAGTGGTTTGGGTTCAGACAGAGTGAGAGGGTGAGAGTACATGTTAGCGATGGCGTGCAGTTTGTGGAGGACGCAGCTGACAAGAAAAGTGAGCACATGTATACTTACTTGTTGGATGTATTCTTAATAGTTAGTGCTGCAAGTTCAAATAACACTAATCGCTCTATGGGGATTTTTAAGTTGGCTGTAAACTTTTTTCTTATCGTTTTACTAATTGAAAAACTCAAAGCTCATTTGCAAAGAGAATTAAGTTACACAGAATTTAGTTACACAGTCTAAATCACTGTAATTATCTGTTACTATGACACTCCAGGTTGCTATGATGTGGTCATACTAGACGTGGACTCCAAGGACCGGTCAGTGGGTGTGAGCAGTCCACCCGCATCCTTCACCACACCCCTATTCCTTTCCAGCACCAGAGCACTGCTCGGAGATAGTGGTAAGTTGGCTTGAAGTAAGGTCCTAAGCAATGAACTGTGATACTCTAGCTACATGTGCAttccaattttttttttacagatgtAAAATGCATATGTACATAGTTTGTCTCAGATGTTTGTCTGGCCCGCGTTAGTTGTTGGTTTTAGTAAATAATGTTTAACTTGCACGTTAATTTAACACCACATTTGTTTTACGTGTAGGTATTTTTGTGACCAACCTGGCAGCTAGAAACAAGGACATGAAGAGAGACATTTTATCGTCCATTGCTAAAGCCTTCGTCAATGTGTGGACTATAGCTGTGCCTGAAGATGTCAACGAGATAGTAGTGGCATCACCCTCGGCTAGTGCCCCAGGGCTACTGAGTGGGACTGTGTCGGATGTTGTTAGGCAGTTggccaggagtgcatgcaaaGGAGCAGCTGAAGGGGAGACAGTAGAGGAATGGACACAATTTTTAAGCAGTGCTGTGAGATGGAAATAATTTTAGTGATTCTTGTTTTGTATTGATCCCAACAATTGTATCctagaccatgcatgcatgtgtgcatggtacCTATCGTTAAGCAAGTGGTCGGGCATGTCATGAGGTAAACGTGGCCTCGTTCCAAGGCCGTTTTTTTCTCTAATAGAGCAATAgaggcctgggaccgaggctagtcGCACATTCAAatactctcgttaatccggccacccttgggacagtgcagcttggccggaatagtgaggtggctgcatttcagaaaattttttttatttcacgtaaaagttggtaaagggtcacaaGTACAAAAAACGAATATCTTGCTGGTCCATGAACACCCAATTTCTACAGTGTCAGTACAATAAAAGGTCATGGTCATGTGCCCTCAGTAATAATATTGTCATGCATGCGCGCGTGCACCAGTATACAAGTAATAACAATGTACAATTACACATACtcatatatactataattatatacatcaaGCGATAATAAACACAAGCAAGCCAACAGCACAGAGAGAGAGAACTAAAAACTTATGTCAGTTAGTATGTAGTTGCTATGGTGACATGCTCCTATTTCTCCTCACACCATTCATTCTCTTTGCGTATCTGCAAGGAACGAGAATTTACATGCTATAGAACTGTACACCGGCGTTGATACCATACATGATTGTGCATAGAATTAAGTTGGCTACATTTTGTAGAGCAACTATAAGACATGTTAGTGGGGTGGGGGCAATGGATCCGGATGGCTGCAACTATTCGAATGAAGAGACGCATCTACATAAATGTGCTGACAAACTCCCAGACTGTATAACTATAGCCTAGACTGTAGCTGGGACATATACACCAAGGCGTAATGACAATGCACAGAATCTGAGTAAAGAATCTGAATCTCTAGGGggatcactataattatacacctacCTGTTCCTCCTCTTCTGGTGAGAAGTCATTCTTGATGTTAAATGTCTTCCTAATCTCCTCAGGGGTTTTGCCTGAAGGGAATGCACACTTTAATAAATAAGAACCTCACATTGCAGAAGGAGGGAggacacaaaattaattcacCTTAGCACTAATTAATAAAATTCTTTTCCTTATTTATAACTCCGTAtattggacacacccactctccaATAATGGAAAGAAAAGATGCACTGTTCAAaaaatgtaattaaaaggtcacAATAATTGTGtccatgtatgtgcatgtctAGTCGAGTGCCAACAGCTGCACAACCAATGAAGAGTTGTAGCCTACAACCAGAGGATGTTGGTTATGACTCATAATGTTCTCCGGAGGAATGTACGTGAAAGGAAAAAAAAATTTAAAGAGAAAAGTAGCTAAAAAGTAGCTATTGTAGCTAAGCTAACACACTGCAAATGATTGTAGCTCGCTATACTAGTAGTAAACTAGAGTgtaaaccctcggctggtgacgtgattataaagaaaccagaggagtggatatagcagtgcatgtagtgacaCATTTGAGCACAGACAGTACagggactaggatcacagcaaaaaacctggagtcttagagaagTACCCAagacaacaaaccagtcacaattctagctttctgctttagtgacccttttccattgttcctggtacaggatcacttcagctgtaaatacgtacctcgaaaaaaggctgctagctaacaaatattttgccccctggaaattaccagctataagGTAGAAGCAATGAGCCAGAATCACAACcaccagttgttgctgcacttcCTTTGACTCCTGTATTGATGTAgcaggtaccgtatagcgggtaattttgttggtgcaaattttcataTGAGCTACCCATTTgtaatattcgtacagctcaggatagcgACGTTGAATCTATTTCGGTAGAATAATATTGTAGttatgatgctcttcaatacggAATATCCGAAAATTTtaaccatacgaaaataacctgctatacggtatatcaatcatagtgttaaactactacgactcaAAGGAGATGCTATACAAGAAAGATAAACGCGACAAAAGGTACCAACTCAGCGGTGTGGTAATTAATCATGACCAACCTTCTCTGGCCTACAGCAGAGATAGTGACTCAACAATGTGGCTTTAGATTGCTCACCTTTGATCATGTTAGCTACTGTTTTACACGTGACGTCTAGAAGGCCCTTGATGTCAAGGTAGTTGGCAGCCTGTATTGGAGGAAGATAACTATCATACACGCACGAACACACAGAAAGGAAACTAGTACATGCCACACATTAGTGCATGGAAGCATTAAAGCACTCGCACAATTTATTTCAACTACATGCAGAGGCTcaatctatacatgtacacaatgaatTAGAGAACATACTAGTACAATGATGTGGACTCGGGCATTAGGAATTTGTTAAGAACAGAGCTCTAAAAGGGAGCCATTAATATTTGCATTGtgtaaccatagattgaatcTGGTGTAACAGAGGCTTAAAAGGTCAGGCATGTCAAGAGAAAATTCTGTGAACGTACTAGAATGAGCTCAAATAGTGTTCCTTGGTCAACTTTGAGGAACTCCTGATCCCACGGCTCTATGTCATCGGTTCTCTTCTCCTTGTTCTCTTCGTCCTCAGGGGGTGCTGTGTCGTCCTTGTGGTGGGTGGCCCACTCTATCACCTTACGCATGATCGCACCGTTTACGTTCGGTAGAGGCACGGGATCATCATCATCCTCGTCCATACCAAGATCTGTGGATGGGTGTGTACATGGAATAATCAATACTATGAGTAATATTATGTACCGTATAACAGGAAAATGTGGCGGATTTTACAAAAGattgccaaatttaaaacaaTCAAGTTAAAGTTTTCCAGAGGACACAAACGTCCttgctgtagtagccacgCCTGAGATGCCAAATTAAGAAATGCAAAAGTCAATTCAAATGGCTCATTAGCCAAATATAGgatgtcatacaggattttgaagtacatgtagaggGGGGGAATAAAGGCACGCACAGGGACagatccaggaattttgaaaagTCATCCAAACAATTTGCTAAAAAAGAGGTAAGCTGTTTTCTTTGGACCCTGTCAATATTGCCGACCCGGTGAGTTTTGAGGTTGCCTAAGCGATCTCATCTGACATCATGCAACTAGTGTACCTGaatgtagggggggggggggtatcctCCCCCTATGACACCCTAAATGGATTGATACCTGTCAAATTGTCCAGTTATAAATGTAGTATCATGGTTATACGGTATGTAAAAAACACAAGAACCACGCACATGCAACATCATAAAAAAAATACGTTGTATTATTAAAAACATCCACCTATTTAAATGGATAACAGGCAGTCTACCTATAATTTTGCCATACTTTTTTTAGAGAAGTT
The Halichondria panicea chromosome 11, odHalPani1.1, whole genome shotgun sequence DNA segment above includes these coding regions:
- the LOC135344591 gene encoding coiled-coil domain-containing protein 174-like isoform X2 — encoded protein: MHMEGSNKDKKIIQVSTSALIGLKAALYSKQQAAKRDKTNSAPRNDSHTRKVSDKTASLWKRSNKVKGHKSSKKQAIEEVQKELSQQEEKELERSRQALEAKAVIYEKLSKGQGLEEVEGQEGEESRYMVDFTRKVYDRVRDKRAETAIDPSQVLTSGTSPPNERSQNSPVGNSPSQQDVEEWVEYEDEFGRTRRCLKSELPEKTGNERSPTPQLLSDDMRRERERVQWERETEQDEPLGPIHYQSVQEGEIRNHGVGYYQFSGQEEQRKKQMEMLDKLRDETETERDKKQRLHEKRRALLEARLNKVKEKRNQRRREQGLADIEFEIEGSKDSKEGSKESEEVSSYDIKALLDAELEKSKVNSHLEQAQIEEEERAKHVRPWDKGKVVDMVRKRKQELEAERLTEFAPPPSYNEPIKKPKTEDTPRTNVNSDSIPSAVIPPPAMPSCHGNTLPPHSFLPPPPWFVNPPPNFIPPPPPPFLWQHLYVPPPPMHYPPGPPPGPPPSVSTHATDQ
- the LOC135344591 gene encoding coiled-coil domain-containing protein 174-like isoform X1 produces the protein MHMEGSNKDKKIIQVSTSALIGLKAALYSKQQAAKRDKTNSAPRNDSHTRKVSDKQTASLWKRSNKVKGHKSSKKQAIEEVQKELSQQEEKELERSRQALEAKAVIYEKLSKGQGLEEVEGQEGEESRYMVDFTRKVYDRVRDKRAETAIDPSQVLTSGTSPPNERSQNSPVGNSPSQQDVEEWVEYEDEFGRTRRCLKSELPEKTGNERSPTPQLLSDDMRRERERVQWERETEQDEPLGPIHYQSVQEGEIRNHGVGYYQFSGQEEQRKKQMEMLDKLRDETETERDKKQRLHEKRRALLEARLNKVKEKRNQRRREQGLADIEFEIEGSKDSKEGSKESEEVSSYDIKALLDAELEKSKVNSHLEQAQIEEEERAKHVRPWDKGKVVDMVRKRKQELEAERLTEFAPPPSYNEPIKKPKTEDTPRTNVNSDSIPSAVIPPPAMPSCHGNTLPPHSFLPPPPWFVNPPPNFIPPPPPPFLWQHLYVPPPPMHYPPGPPPGPPPSVSTHATDQ
- the LOC135344586 gene encoding eEF1A lysine and N-terminal methyltransferase-like: MSSLLPKSVEEFQLKQYWDKFFAKRGSAFEWYGEYTDLCHVLHKYLKPANKLLVVGCGNSKLSEALYDVGLHYIDNIDISDVVIRQMSARNKDKRPKMTYTKMDMLSMSYSDGSYDCVVDKGTLDAIFSNNDEETLTLVDVIFDEIERVLKTSGRYICITLAQDYILDKILDRFGSHWLLRVHRVLLSNDGGGGGLGGALPVFVFVLTKMMRIASRPPIRVYEYVVDGSDECVRCEGVEGIASFVKDNQQYGIVSHHLTSLHPNEPAVTFDLWSPAVSSEPRYTLAVVDISKVKAKSGPFAIFIAPQGKETDWLFSCDSGRSQLADSASFERLVIVTLHRDHTYTSLEAVKEEVSGRAVELVQSGVAARKQYPVLTLGDGLGSRVVLCEGKSAYSGRYVVEECTGEEGRVRRLVFLDTPHLAQTEMVLTGKPSKSKKSKKTSSSYTTPLKPDHTHLLFDHHKVAIATLSLVQDIATRGREVKGLLVGLGGGALPMYMGRILDKLSLDVVELDPEVLSVAEKWFGFRQSERVRVHVSDGVQFVEDAADKKSCYDVVILDVDSKDRSVGVSSPPASFTTPLFLSSTRALLGDSGIFVTNLAARNKDMKRDILSSIAKAFVNVWTIAVPEDVNEIVVASPSASAPGLLSGTVSDVVRQLARSACKGAAEGETVEEWTQFLSSAVRWK
- the LOC135344621 gene encoding S-phase kinase-associated protein 1 isoform X2: MPTIKLQSSDGESFEVEVDIAKASNTIKTMIEDLGMDEDDDDPVPLPNVNGAIMRKVIEWATHHKDDTAPPEDEENKEKRTDDIEPWDQEFLKVDQGTLFELILAANYLDIKGLLDVTCKTVANMIKGKTPEEIRKTFNIKNDFSPEEEEQIRKENEWCEEK